Within the Gracilinema caldarium DSM 7334 genome, the region CCTGTGACAGTACTTCGGTCATGCCTTTCTTCCACCTTTATTGTTTACATCTCTACCACATCAAGCTGTTGGAATAGAATTTCCCGGGCCTTTGCTTTCTGTAAAATTGTTGTATTTAATGCTTCACGGATTTCAATTTTTAAGTTGCGTTCATTTTCCGGTTTTAAATCCGCTGCATATTTATTGCTAAAGTAGTTGCGGAAAAAATCCTTTAATTCGTAGAGACGGTTTGTGAGTTCGGTCTGTGCATTTTTATCATTGAGATCATACCCAATAATGACATTAACCACAACCGAGGATGGAGTTGGATCCTTTGTTCTCGTTCGTATTACCCCAATAGTCGTAAACCAGGATAATTCTGGCCGTTTCCCCATATAGGGATCTGTTTCGGATGTAGCCACAGTTTGAGGCTTTCCCGATCCGGACATAATTCTATAGGTAATAACTGAAACAGTTACTATAAAGATAAGCGCTCCTAGGCCAATTGCAACAAATTTTAAAATTGTCGGCAGTATTCCACCAATTCCAGCACCTTTTTTCGGAGAACTATCTATTGTCGAATCACCTTCATCAAGATTA harbors:
- a CDS encoding flagellar basal body-associated FliL family protein, giving the protein MAEDQDELNLDEGDSTIDSSPKKGAGIGGILPTILKFVAIGLGALIFIVTVSVITYRIMSGSGKPQTVATSETDPYMGKRPELSWFTTIGVIRTRTKDPTPSSVVVNVIIGYDLNDKNAQTELTNRLYELKDFFRNYFSNKYAADLKPENERNLKIEIREALNTTILQKAKAREILFQQLDVVEM